In Rosa rugosa chromosome 4, drRosRugo1.1, whole genome shotgun sequence, the genomic stretch GATTCTCTCCTTGTTCCGTTGACATATTGGAGGATTCGGAATGGAGAGAGAATCTTTGAataacttgttcttcagaaagaccacgacactcCGCACGAGAATGCGGtgtgtaactggaggtcttatgctttgagcagttagcgtaccccttttggtaagggttttcgcttgacttcccaatggctaacgttcacgaaaAGACActagttggtcccactgggcgtgccaaaatgtttggcgcaaaaaccagttggcttgcaaactgtctcttttgagcgtgtgcgcaggcgtgccagcaccgtggggtgcagtcgtcggggtagtcccttgacctgacttcttcttcaagcgttgtggacgaggagagcaccaacctcgccacaaggttcttctctagcctttcgggaaatgactttctgccttacggataaggactttgggtgtgatctcttcgcgtcaccgaatcgatacttagtgttgtagactaagcagagcaatcactgggaagtttggagaaagcacgggttgcgctaaagcgtgactttagcttcgctgggttgcgagggcgttacccttgcttcgctggtagtaacggtggcggttgcgcttgcagtcggctcctggggagactgggactggaagtacggtcgccaggttgatctggtgatgctgacagtcggctcttagagagactaggactggcggcaccgggtttcaacgaggttgaaggtttgctccggggaggctttgtaatcgctaggattgattgatatgagagaggtcctttattcgtccttgaaacctggtatatatacctagggtttcgactgctccttgccacaaaaggattattggttgaagtttcctattcaatcctcgctacccgactccaataaggtttcgtattccttatggatcacggaatgggtgaagctgtaacccaaacccgaataggcttatttttgggccgcaggtatcggcccgctgtactgaatccactaaaggatcttgccaaaattacttttgggctcaaacagttacaaaaagaaaaaattaattacAAATATCAATGATAGGTGCTAAATCACTTGCAATATCcgtacattaaaaaaaattccttcTTAATTTGCATCAAGATATTCGAATTATTGACCGTAGCCCTAAGTCGTGATCATACTAATAAATCCAAATCCAGCACTACACTTTGAATTATTGACCATAGCCTTAAGTCGTGATCATACTAATAAAATTCAGATCTTAATCACTTGtcaaaataacataaaaaaaaaaacactacacATTAATCAAGGCAGAATGTGAAGAAAAATTCATGAAGCAAAACAAAGCACGGAAGATAATGTTGAAAAGTAACGAAGCAGCAATTAATAAGAAGGAGACGATTAGAAGTTGACCATCTGAAACCAAAAAACGAGTTGAATTGCTAATCCCAAATCAAATACGTATCTGACTTCGGTTATCAAAATGACCCgccaataaaaaataataaaaaatgcaGCCAACAAATATGAAGGAAGTTCCATCACGAACAATACAAATCCCACATGGAAAAGACAGACGAGTCAAGCACTACTTATTTAGATGTGAGGAAATAGTCACCACCGAAATCCATCTCCCTCCTCTCCCCACAACGTCGTCGTTTTGTGTACAAGAGTACAAATCCAGTGGAGCGTCTCTCATGGATTGTTGCTCCGGTTTGTGTGCCTGCTTTGCCGGAAAAGGCGCGCAGAGCcaagacgacgacgacgattCGGAATCGTCTGACCTGTTTTTTGAGTTGCAAGCTCTGCAAATCGCCACCGGTTTCTTCTCCGAGGTCAACAAACTCGGACACGGTGGCTTCGGCCCGGTTTACAAGGTACGTAATTTCCCAATCTCGAACtcgaaattattattattatttaccaCTGTATGTGAGGTAAAGTTGTGAGCTTTTTGTGGTTAAAAATTCAGGGTCTGTTGCCAAATGGGGTAGAAGTAGCTATAAAGAAACTTTCTTTAGATTCAAGGCAAGGAGTGAGGGAATTTACCAATGAGGTAAAACTGTTACTTAGAGTTCAGCACAAGAATTTGGTAATGTTAATGGGGTGTTGTGTACAAGGACCTGAGAAGATGTTGGTTTATGAGTACCTTCCAAACAAGAGCCTTGATTACTTTATTTTTggtatgtaaaaaaaaaaataatgttgtGGAATTTTTGTTTGGTGGTTCAAAACTGGGGTAATGAGTTAGTGGtgaattgttgttgttgttgttcagaTCAAAGCAAATCTGCATCTCTGGATTGGATGACGAGGTTTCGGATTATAATAGGAGTGGCTAGAGGTCTTCTTTACCTTCATGAGGAGGCGCCGCTGAGGATCATTCATAGGGATATTAAAGCAAGTAATATATTGTTGGATGAGAAGCTTGATCCGAAAATCGCGGATTTTGGATTGGCAAGGCTGTTTCCTGGGGAAGACACTCATGTAAATACATTTAGGATTTCTGGTACTCAGTGAGTAGTTTCTGTTCTTTAGTCCTCTTTTGCCTTTATGCTATACAAAGTTTAGTCACATTGTTCCATGTTTTGTTTCGCAACTTGACTCAATTATTTTGTTCAATGTAGTGGTTATATGGCCCCTGAATATGCAATGCATGGATATTTGTCGGTGAAGACGGATGTTTTCAGTTATGGAGTATTGGTGTTAGAGATTGTCAGTGGGAGAAAGAACCATGATCGACAGCTTGATAGAGAAAAGGCAGACCTCTTGAGCTATGTAAGTTGCATTTATTTTGTGTACAGATTGTACTGTTGATGCAACTTTTGCAGAAATTAACTTAAAAGTATGAGCCCTCGATAGTCTAAATGGATGATCATCTATTATATGATAGATTAAAGGAGAAGCTTAAGTTAGTCCAACCTTCATTATCATCATTGATGAGTCTAATTTTTAAGAATTTAATCTTGAATTTTGATCAATTGTCGAAAGGCCAACTTGTTTCACAAGACTAGGCTATCTGAACCTGCATTTCATGTAACACAACTTGAAATGCAGTTCATTTCTGTGGTTTTATAATATGAGTACTTGATGAAGTACTACCTAATTCAGCAGTCTTGGTGTTTAAGTAAAATTAGTTTGCAATGTTGGTTAGCAACTTAGCATACAAGTAGAGTTTTTTTGTTGCTTCTGTTGGACGAATAGATGAGCTTTGTTCTTTGCTCTCTTCTGCAGACATGGAAGTTGTATGAAGCAGGGAAGGCATTGGAATTAGTTGACCCAGCCCTAGCCAGGTGCAATCGTGATGAGGCAGCAATGTGCATTCAGCTAGGGCTTTTATGTTGTCAGGCAAGTCTTGCAGATAGGCCTGACATGAACTCTGTTCATCTCATGTTTTCAAGCGATTCATTTACTCTTCCCAGACCAGGTAAACCTGGACTTCAAGGCCGTGGAGGACGGTGGACTACTACCTCT encodes the following:
- the LOC133743931 gene encoding cysteine-rich receptor-like protein kinase 10, which codes for MQPTNMKEVPSRTIQIPHGKDRRVKHYLFRCEEIVTTEIHLPPLPTTSSFCVQEYKSSGASLMDCCSGLCACFAGKGAQSQDDDDDSESSDLFFELQALQIATGFFSEVNKLGHGGFGPVYKGLLPNGVEVAIKKLSLDSRQGVREFTNEVKLLLRVQHKNLVMLMGCCVQGPEKMLVYEYLPNKSLDYFIFDQSKSASLDWMTRFRIIIGVARGLLYLHEEAPLRIIHRDIKASNILLDEKLDPKIADFGLARLFPGEDTHVNTFRISGTHGYMAPEYAMHGYLSVKTDVFSYGVLVLEIVSGRKNHDRQLDREKADLLSYTWKLYEAGKALELVDPALARCNRDEAAMCIQLGLLCCQASLADRPDMNSVHLMFSSDSFTLPRPGKPGLQGRGGRWTTTSTSAFTNNTNASSGFTGGTKVSGGSSFVEEYSRNSISCSSIDEGR